The Ananas comosus cultivar F153 linkage group 4, ASM154086v1, whole genome shotgun sequence region tagttccaactgcagcagttggtgaggaataggatcacccacaaattaacaataataaataaataatatgtatatatatagataaataaaaatatttgtaaataaactcatactaataaaattttttaggggaCACAagttttgtgcaaaaaatttaaattttttaaaatttattttattcaaaatataaaaaatatttttgttttctaaattttcatagAATATGATTGTGTATGTCAACTTAAtaagatttaattaattataattattaaatttgattaaaaaaatgagagaattgtttaaatttttaaagtttgatttacatattaaaattaaataaattaaaattttaaatgtgtcgattgaTAAGttgaaaattattgaaaaatataaaaatattatatatatccacttatttatttatagatagtaaatttaaataattaataaaattatataattattttatgtatagtgaacACTCTATCTAAAGAGACGATAAGATTTACAAATGCagttatcaattttaaattaccAAACAAAAGAAATACAACTGCAACAGTTGTATCTACACAAAACCGAACAgactatatataattacaacTGCTGCATTTTCAATTACATGTAATTTTAACTACACAGTATTTATAActatatccaaccaaatggCCCCTAAATCACATCCCGGATGTTTGGTCTCTCCTAAACaagtgaaaatttattttttgaaaaaaatatgtcactttttttgtttttcagattaaaaaaattgaaaaataaaaatactaaatcTTGAGAATTCGTAAGAACCAAACATGCAACAAGTAGTTATTTCGTTACAAATCAATATTTTCTTAAAAGCAAACACAACATATTATagattaggaaaaacttcaaataccatcaaTATGATTTCAcacttctcactttagtaccctatggtttaaaatatatcaatttagtatcttaattttattttgttttattatccattttattatttttttgttaaatcagagacaaaattaaaattaaaaaaatactaaagtgaatattcgataaatctagataggatatctgaagttttttatatataatttaataaaatattaatagaagagctggcggaaaaaaaaaaaagaaaccacatggtactaagttgatataatttaaaccacataatactaaagtgagaaactataaaACCACaaagatggtatttgaagtttattctaTACATTATTTACATGGctttgaaaaataaaacaaaataaaataaagtacgtACGAGGAGCCAGAGGTGAGATGCGTGCATgcaggagattttttttttttgaaagataggtagcacgctacctacttcgtttattttatttagaaataaacttaactgaaaatgtgaatcaaccaggattcgaatttggatctcggataccaaccaccaaaccctttgtcacttgctccaAGACGGTTggtcatgcaggagattattaCTGATCATTTTTTTTGATCGGTATTAATCTTCCAATCAGGGATTAGCTGCCGGCAGAGTTCCACATAGGCGTTGAAGAGCAGCCGGCTCTTGGTGCCGGTGCGGTGGATGCGTGTCTTCCCGCAGAAGTTCTTGAGCTGCGCCAGACTGAGGGCGGCGAGCGTCTGCCCGAGCAGCATGAACAGCCAGTTGATGTCCTCGTCCCGCGCGGGGATCACCGGCCCCACGCACCCCGATCCCCCGCACGAATCGCACGGCAGCAGCTTCGCCTTACTCCAGACCGGCTGCACGTGGTCGTCCAGGTAGTGCCGAAGACTGTACATGAAATTCCTGGTGTCGCCGACCTTCGATTCTAGTTCGTAAGAGACGACCTTCTGGACGCCGCAGCTGCCGCAGCGCACCTCGCCGTGGACGTGCGTGATTCCGTTCGCGCGGAGCCAGTTGATGGGGCGGACGGTCGCGGGGCAGTCGCCGGCCCAGGGGAATGGGGGACGGCCTGCCCCAATGGGCGTTGGGGCTGGCGGCAAGGCCGGTGCGACGTATTCGGCGGACTGAAAAAattctgtctgttcggcggatCTGTGTACGTGCCTGGTGGTGGTGCTTCTGTTAcgggctcggggcatgacaggtGAAAAGCCGGGAGGTTGTCGATTTGGAAGGACGGGCTCGGTAGAGGACAGAATTGGTGGTGCGGCACCACGGCGACGAGGCTGCGAGGTAGCGGCAGGACCGGCACGGAGACCTAAAACATCAGAACGAACTTTCCGGTAGAATAAACCGATCTtgctacttaaaaaaaaaaaaaaaaaaaaaaaaaagaaaaactactcTACCTGACAAACTTGGTTCCTGTATAATTTGCTAATATTTTTCTCGCGCTACAATGCTACGATTAAATTGCCTAATTAATGATGATGAAACAGAGCCGCGAAGGCAATTTAATTCTTCAAATAATATAACTTGGCACTGTGGCCACTAAACCTAAATCTTCAATAATGTGCAATAATTATGTATGCGTCGCTTTCGAAAATAAATGGCATGGGGCATGTGGGAGATTAGGTCGGATACGAAGGTCCCCTCTCCATCGTACACTCCAAAAACCTGAATGAGTGTCTCgtccttattattattaatttattattattatttcggGTTAATATCAGTAGGCAATTCGAAGTCTCCGGGACCTGGTCGGTACCAACCCCTTCATGTGCTCTAGCCAACGAAAGGCCTACAGGTGAGCATTAGTGGGTCCAAATTGAGTCACCGAATCAAACCCACCCAAATTAATAAGTTTAATTAGCCCTGATTTTCCCTATAATTTGGTTCTATTCGATTCTATAATTTAAGAACTGGGCAGAGTAAATAAACCAAATAAATCTGAATTTTTNTAAGGTCCCTTtacgtaaaaattatttcagttgttataCGAAGAGATCTATCTAAATTCCGCGCaccaaaaaaaatacaaatttggaGCGGCGCGAAATTCAAAGAGACGGGCTGGGATGGTGCGAACTCCAACGGGGATCCGTCGGAGTCCTACCCGAACCTTGACCGACCCGTTTTGACTCCTCATGGGATGTTGCcatatttaactttaaaaaaattattagaaaaaattgtaaaaatttgaaaatttattatctaaatACCAAACTGTGTCATCAAGAGCTAATAGAGAAAGGATTATTATTTGATTGGAAGTATGTTAGTGTCAAAGAcatttttcattatatataacatgtttaattatatttctaaatagTGTAACTCATATCTAATctaataaattgaattttgattttaaaaaaatctggaCACTCTCTTAGTAAGGAGAAATCAGATTGTGAGGGGagtaagttttaaattttatcaagtcCATAAgtgattttgattattttagtaaaaataaaatttgattgattaacaactaatagatatattcaaaaaattaatctgTCAAACACAATACTTCAAACACAATAATATATTATCGAAGGCCAAACTTCTTTCAtgttaatcaaatatttagttaaaacaaaattatataatatttaacttGTAAAGatgaatggaataaaaagaaaaaaaaatccaatcttttttttgtatatatttgtacaatatattttattatgattatcTCTACAATATATTTGATAGAGATGTTTTGCATGGGTTGTTTTGCAATTAACTGCTTAAAAGTTATTAGCTATAGTTAAGGGTTCATAGATATACGTAgttaattttgtttctaaaccgtttaataattactaatattaaGACATTTTTTCATTATAACATGTTTAATTATACCTTTTAAATAGTGTAACTCATAtctaataaattagattttgattttaaaaaaatttggacacTCTCTTAGTAAGGAGAAATCAGATTGTGAGGGGagtaagttttaaattttatcaagtcCATAAgtgattttgattcttttagtaaaataaaatttgattgattaacaattaatagatataatattcaaaaaaaatttaaataaattatataatgttTAACTTGTAAAGATgaatgaaataaaaagaaaaaaaatccaatctttttttgtatatatatttgtacaagatattttattatgattatcTCTACGATATATTTGATAGAGATGTTTCGTATTGGTTGTTTCCCAGTTAACTGCTTAAAAGTTATTAGTTATAGTTAAGAGTTCATAGATATACGTAgttaattttgtttctaaaccgtttaataataactaatatttttattcatttatatttttatattttgtataagataagatattttatcattttatgatCATTTCGACTAGATATTTGTTGGAGTTTATGTAGTTTGGGATAAACGTGTAAAAATTAGTAGTTATATTATAGGatcaatttttgtttttgtgtaaaaataagtaaattcatatcaaattaactatgtttcgaaacaaaaaaaaaacagggagTGTTTAGTTTGCTTCTTTTTCAtcatgaaatcggaatcggaatcgaaataggCGAATCCGTTTATGGGTGTTTAGTACGTGAGAGTCCCATTTTAATTatgattcccgagtggaatagGAATCACCCAATCACCtatttttttcaatccggcctattTTTTCAATCTGAAtgcggacggaatggatatttactcggattaaatttatttttcaactttttaaaattaaaatatgagtttatatttagaaattaaagtaatttagcccataattttttaactttaagcTTATTGTCAATTTTCTATTAGTACTTTtgttataataattatcattctCTTCATAAATTAAACCATTTTTCTatactaggggtggcaatccagttcGTTGTTTGCGAGTCAGCTTGTGTTTAGcccgaaatgagctcgagatcgaatcactcgtgcaataaacgagccgaatacgagattaatttttcagctcgtttaataaatgagccgaatacgagctagAGTCAGCTCGATAACAACttaaatacatatattatatatttatatatatataaataaataattagtttttagcttaatctaaatataaagccaaactcaattataaaaagtcatttatatgcaaaatttaaactatttgatcAAAGTCAAATGGTAAGatcttacaaaaaaattttttatacgtaTCCCTCACAATTGTTTTAACTTGTTGTTCATAAGTCAGCTCAAGTTAATATGATCTGAATTTTTtgactcgatattttaacgaatCAACTAATGATTGGCTTGTTGACAGCCCTAGTTGCTATCTAATTGAAATTCTCCAAGCTAGTTAgtgttaataaatttttttttaaaatgtgtATATGGGTACAACATTATTATATTTCATTTCTATATTATGTAGTTTTAATGCCCCACACactgttttatataaaaattttcatttgaaaaaaaagatttacaaataaatttaatttaaatttctattttgatttGGTACAAGTTCGCGCGAGGGGATTACTGCTCTAGAGTACTCTACACGCCGCCGCTCATTTTAGGTTTTCgtataatacatacatacacgTAACCGACCCGACACCGCGCACCCAAACGTGAACCCAAAGcgtttggagagagagagagagagagagagagagaggggggaagaaGCGGTGATCGCTCGATTCGATCGATCGTTCGATCGAAATCGACCGCAAAAGCGCCAAAAGCCGAAGCTTGGGGAAGAAGCGCTTCTCAACCGAGCTAAccctagaagaagaagaagaagaagaagaagaagaagaagaagaaggagaagcgtAGCAGCAATACCAATCATAATGGGGAAGAAGGGGCAGAGGAAGGGGAAagtcgcggcggcggcggcggggccggcGCCGCAGCAGACGGGGGTCGTCACCGAGGCGACGCTCGTGCGAATCGGCAAGGTCTTGGAGGAGTTTCGCATCTCCGATGCCCAaggtttgttttattattattattattattattttctttttccctgattaagtttcttttttttttttcgcattaTTTTGGGTTTATTATTAggtattctagctcaaatttGCGAATTTTTGATGTTTTGTGTTGCTTCTTTGataaattttgcttttttttttaaagcaaaattAGTCAAGAATTAGAGAGAAATGAATGATGCAGGTCTTGTTGGCCTTGGATGTTTTGGTAAACGCGTAtgtttagcagaaaatgtaaaatttttatcaagATATTGAAGAAAGATAACGATGTAGATAATGAAATATACGGTTAAAGAATAAAtgatttaatctttttttttattgaatttaaagATTTATAAATGTTCATGATATTTACTGTAATCTGCTGCAAAGAATCTGGTAGTTCATGATATGTACTGCATTGAATTTGACTCTTTTTGAATGATGACAAGATTTATGGATCTCAAATTTGCTGTTTGGAAGTCCTTGCTTCTTATAGGATGTGCGGCTATTGAAGTTCCTTTCCAATACTTTGACAAATTAATATCATCAAGGCATTTGATGTTGAGCAATCTTTCTTTACCCTTTGTTAGACGAATTTTCACTACAAGTAGGGTTTAGGTAATCCTTTAAGTATGGCAATTGTTTTCTTATGAAACACATTTTGAAGTTGATTGTCTTAAAATATCAAATCCTTTCTTTTTCAAGTTAAACTACATTTCCAAAATAGGCGTTCTCTACATTTTGAATCCATTATAtggtaaataaataattaattaattaagagttCATATaaatctgaaattttaacatGGTTGTTGATTCTGAATGTCATCTTCTTTACTTTCTTCTTTccctgtctttttttttttgttttgaaaattatatttgtcTTCTCATGGTCTTCTTTGTATTTATTCTAGTTTTATTATATTACTCGACCTGAAAGTGGGCTTTCTACCACTGATGCTTGTTTGCAGTTCACACTTTTGAACCTGGTCTGTCTAAACAAGAACGAGCTGCAATTCATGAAATGTGCAGAAAAATGGGTATGATATCAAAAAGTTCTGGGTGAGTATAGAAGTAATATGTATTTGTAGCTTTCTCCCTTGGAAGGCTGACGTGCCCTATTAAGTCCTTCATATTTTACATAAACTTTTCCATATTTCTTTTGAGCGTATTTATGTTTAAACTTCTCAGCATAGCTGTTAATACAATACATGAGTTTTCAGATCAAGGAGAGCACAACTCTTGTTTGAacaattttttgtatattactGCTTCTTCTAAATAGCACATAACCCTTTTTTATATAGCCCTCACACTTAATTGTGAAAAAACCGAGAAATTGGAGTATCAACAGCCATATTAGAAAGCTTGAATATAATTGCATACAATATAGCTTTATTTTGGTGTATATAATCACTTTTTGGAGTGAATGGACCCAAATATATTTAGTTCTTTGGTAGTTTGCATGGAGGacttcacacacacacacacacacacacacacaaaatacATTTATACGTTCTCACAGATGCTTGCACATTGAAAAAGGTTACAATGCATGGAGACCTCATTAGCTATAGGCAATCTGAAATAGTGCCCCAACTATATCAGTTTGGACCAACATCTTCTCAACTTTTTCTTGTTTTgattaagttatttttattatttgaattggAGAATCTGTTAAATTAACCGCTATATTACTATCTGCTGTTACTTCATAGAAGAACAAATAGTTACATTGGCAAAAGGTTGAGAGAACTGTTAATTTTAACAGAATCTCCTGTTTAATTCGATAGAATCCCCAACTTGATTGACAAATTAACAGAAGCAAAAGTTGATGGAGTGTTGGtgaaaaagaaagcaaagtTTGGGGGCAAAATTCAAAATCGCCTATAGGGGAGTCTCCATCCAATTTTAccataagaaaacaaaatatttgGTCAAGGTGTAGCTTACATTTAACAGCATTTGAAGTATTATTGTCTGTGTCATGTAAAACTTTAACAGAAATGGACAACGGCGGAGACTATCTGTCTACAAAACTAAAAAGCAGCAGGGACCTACTAAGAAGGACGAAGATAGTGTTacttatttgaagttttctgaGGAGACAAGAAATGTTCTACGGGATTTATTTACACGCTATCCCCCAGATGATGGAGAGTTGGGTGGAGATGCACTAACTAATAGTTCAAGCGAGAAAGTTGGTAAGGTACAGTGGAAGCAAGATAATAGCTTTTGCAAACCTTCGATGCGCAAGTCTGATATAGCAAAGAAGTTGGAGCTGCTTGCTTCTAAAGTAAACGAGTCAGCACAGCTGAAAAAGGTGCCGCCTTTTTTGTTTTAAgagtttctctttttgtttctttttctggTGCTCTTTCACATGTATTATCAGTCTTTAGTATTATCCATTTACATACATATCcctataaaatctaatttttaatgtaCCCATAAAAACTGTTGTTTGCTATAGAATATTCTTATctcaattttcttaattttgtgGACTCATCCATTTTGGGCGTAGAAGTTGGTTTTTGCatcagaaaaaaattttaaagatggtttttttattaaaataataacaaattgaAGCATTTTTAAAACCTCCAAGAGTATATATGTGAAAGATACGAAACTTTTGAACTGCACAtgtcaaaat contains the following coding sequences:
- the LOC109708753 gene encoding uncharacterized protein LOC109708753 — translated: MPRARNRSTTTRHVHRSAEQTEFFQSAEYVAPALPPAPTPIGAGRPPFPWAGDCPATVRPINWLRANGITHVHGEVRCGSCGVQKVVSYELESKVGDTRNFMYSLRHYLDDHVQPVWSKAKLLPCDSCGGSGCVGPVIPARDEDINWLFMLLGQTLAALSLAQLKNFCGKTRIHRTGTKSRLLFNAYVELCRQLIPDWKINTDQKK